AAGTTCACCGAGCAAGGCGAAGTCATCTCGGACAAGTACTCCCTGCCGGAGCTCGCCCGCGAAAACCTGGAGCTCTCCCTGGCCGCCGTGATGCAGGGTTCCGCGCTGCACCGCACCCCGCGCACGTCCGACGACGAGCGCGAACGCTATGGCCACGTCATGGAAATCATTTCCGACGCCGCGTTTGCTGAGTACCGCTCGCTGATCGACGATCCGGACTTGCCCGCGTACTTCCTGGCCTCTACGCCGGTGGAGCAGCTCGGATCCCTGAACATCGGATCGCGGCCCTCCAAGCGCCCCGATTCCGGAGCCGGACTGGGCGGGCTGCGGGCCATCCCGTGGGTGTTCGGTTGGACGCAATCACGGCAGATCGTTCCGGGTTGGTTCGGCGTTGGCTCAGGCCTGAAGGCCGCCCGCGAGGCGGGCAACACCGCCGAGCTCGCGGAGATGATGAAGCGCTGGCACTTCTTCCAGTCCGTGATTTCCAACGTCGAGATGACCCTCGCCAAGACGGACATGGACATCGCCGGGCACTACGTGTCTTCGCTCGTTCCGGAAGAGCTGCACCACCTGTTCAAGGCCATCCGCACTGAGTACGACCTCACGGTTGCCGAAGTTGAACTCCTGAGCGGGGAAACCGAGCTCCTCGAAGCCCAGCCGACGCTCAAGCGTTCCCTCGAAATCCGCGACCAATACCTCGACCCCATCAGCTACCTGCAGGTTGAGTTGCTGCGCCGCGTCCGCGAAGCCTCCATTTCCGGTGCCGAGATCGACGAACGCCTCCAACGGGCCATGCTCATCACCGTCAACGGCGTGGCCGCCGGCCTCCGCAACACGGGATAGCCGGTTCCTTTCCCTTCCGACGCCCGCTCACCTATATGGGTCTTTCCCCCGACGCCCGCTCACATCATGTGAGCCGGCGTGCGGCTGGGAGGGCTTGTTTGTGAGCGGGCGTCTCCTGGGTCAGACGCTCGCTCACTTATGTGGGTGTTTTTGGAAACGCTCGCTCACTTGTGTCGGCGTCGGCCGGAACGCTCGTGCACATCTGAACGCTCATAGGTGAGCGGGCGTTTCCGGTTTTGGCCCGATAGGTGAGCGAGCGTGCGGACCGAAGGGCTTGTTTGTGAGCGGGCGTTTAGGGTTGAGGGATGCCGTCGTTTCAGACCAAGTTGAAGATCACCGGGCTCAAGCCAGGCAATCCGCCTGAGTCCGTCATGGCCGCTGCGCTTGAGGCCCTGGAAACGCGTCATCATGTCGAATCCAATCAGCTGGACATTGTTGGTGGCGTCGCCCAGATCAGCCTCCGCTTCCTGGTGGAGCCGCGCGACTACCCGGGTGAGAACAGCGAGGCGCGAGCGTCGGCAGCCATGATGCGCGACGCCGTCGAACGCGTAGCGCTCACTGGGAACCTTTATGTTCTGCGCCGCAAGCGGGGGAAATGGTCGCCGGTTTGAGCCCGACGTCGGGACGCGCCTACAGGTGCGGCGGCTCGCCCGGCTCGTCCACCGGCGAGCGGTCGCCCCGGCGACGCGTGACAATGACGCCCACCACGACGCCGATCAGCAGCCCCACGCCGACGCCGATCAGTGAGCTCGCCCAGAACGGAAGCTTCGTCGTCGAGCCCGTAAAGTAACCCAGCCCCGTCTGCCACGTGGCCCACAACAGCCCGCCCAGGCCAGCGCAGAGGCTGAAGCCACGGGAGGAAACCTCGGCGATCCCGGAAGCAGCGGACGCAGCAAGCCGCCCGCCAGGGATGAACCGGGCGCCGATGATCGCGCCATAGGTGGAGGAGCGCCCGGCCCTGGCGATGGCCCTGTGAATGCCCTGATGGACTTTGCGGCCCCAGGCCCAGCGGTCCAGGACATGTCCCAGGCGGCGCTTGAATAGTTGGAAAACGATCATGTCGCCCAGCCAAGAGGCGACGGCGGCCATCAAACCCACCAGCCACAGGTTGACCCGGCCCTCGGCGGCCAGCGCGCCACCGGTAATCACCAGCATCTCGGACGGGATGGGCGGGAAGATCGCGTCGCCGACCACCATGGGGATGATCCAGACATAGATCGCGGCTCCCCAGCCTTCGGCGGTGGTGATGTCCATGGGCACAAAGTACCCCACTTTGGTGCATCTGCCGGAGTGTCGTGCAAGACTGGCGCCATGCGGC
This genomic interval from Arthrobacter sp. FW306-2-2C-D06B contains the following:
- a CDS encoding DedA family protein gives rise to the protein MDITTAEGWGAAIYVWIIPMVVGDAIFPPIPSEMLVITGGALAAEGRVNLWLVGLMAAVASWLGDMIVFQLFKRRLGHVLDRWAWGRKVHQGIHRAIARAGRSSTYGAIIGARFIPGGRLAASAASGIAEVSSRGFSLCAGLGGLLWATWQTGLGYFTGSTTKLPFWASSLIGVGVGLLIGVVVGVIVTRRRGDRSPVDEPGEPPHL